The Methylomusa anaerophila genome has a segment encoding these proteins:
- a CDS encoding alanyl-tRNA editing protein, giving the protein MQKLVLGDLLMYSSYFAPRGRNRMYMLGQQLSERYLSPLDRLIGIIGDAGAGKSSLVKGMFPGLELTNDDDGVNIRPLPLLKNIDRGFFTSHTYHVDIRFEMAFTQPHILAEAVEQALAHDKRVIVEHFDLLYPIRKHNADVMIGVGGEVIVVRPTVFGPFPQEIRDVVNKTLQYRKMAHTAEDLTNRVLVEDYGAILPFKHRDVHHGFVLEYPMILSADLKEVERKVKQIIDEGLPISYCDEAHIHIGKNIWACSGPRTHVRNTEEIENFRLLHDYTYDPKTKSYLVIGLVGTTAVNLDGFAVLNNGINL; this is encoded by the coding sequence ATGCAAAAATTAGTCCTGGGCGACCTGTTGATGTATTCCAGTTACTTTGCCCCCCGGGGCCGTAACCGTATGTATATGCTGGGGCAGCAGCTTAGTGAAAGATACCTTTCACCCCTTGACCGCCTCATTGGCATAATCGGGGATGCCGGAGCGGGAAAATCATCACTGGTCAAAGGTATGTTTCCCGGACTTGAGCTTACTAATGATGACGACGGGGTGAATATCCGCCCATTGCCGCTGCTTAAAAATATTGACCGCGGCTTTTTCACCAGTCATACCTATCACGTGGATATTCGCTTTGAGATGGCTTTTACCCAGCCGCATATTTTGGCTGAGGCTGTTGAGCAAGCTTTAGCCCATGACAAGAGGGTTATTGTTGAACATTTTGATTTATTATATCCCATACGTAAACACAACGCCGACGTAATGATCGGTGTGGGCGGCGAGGTTATCGTTGTGCGTCCCACTGTTTTTGGTCCGTTTCCGCAGGAAATCCGGGATGTAGTGAACAAAACGCTGCAATACCGCAAAATGGCTCACACCGCCGAAGACCTTACCAACCGGGTGCTGGTGGAAGATTACGGGGCCATCCTGCCGTTTAAGCATAGGGATGTGCATCATGGCTTTGTTCTTGAATATCCTATGATTCTGTCGGCGGATCTTAAGGAAGTGGAACGCAAAGTCAAGCAGATTATTGATGAGGGATTGCCGATCAGCTATTGTGATGAGGCTCACATTCACATCGGTAAAAACATCTGGGCTTGTTCCGGGCCGCGGACACATGTCCGCAATACCGAGGAAATTGAGAATTTCCGGTTGCTGCATGACTATACTTACGATCCAAAGACCAAATCCTATCTGGTTATCGGGCTTGTGGGCACAACAGCGGTAAATCTGGATGGATTTGCGGTGTTAAATAATGGAATAAACTTATAG
- a CDS encoding methylaspartate ammonia-lyase — translation MKIIDLICAKGRTGFYFDDQRAIKQGAEHEGFTYLGKPVTAGFSSVRQAGEAVSVMLVLADGQIAYGDCAAVQYSGAGGRDPLFLAKDFIPVIETDIKPLLIGRELNSFKSLAAEIDNLADVSGEPIHTALRYGVTQAVLDAVAKAKHRLMCEIIAEEYGTEVSDKEIPIFTQSGDDRYLNVDKMIIKGAQVLPHGLINNVREKLGEKGELLLEYVEWLKNRVDQLRPSSDYKPVLHIDVYGTIGLAFNNNLARMVEYFRQLEKAAAPLKLRIEGPVDVEDREKQIQLLATITARCKQEGVNIEIVADEWCNTYEDIKLFADKRAGDMLQIKTPDLGGINNIIESVLYCKEKGIGAYQGGTCNETDRSAQVCVHIAMATQPAQMLAKPGMGVDEGFMIVYNEMQRILAVRRSRR, via the coding sequence GTGAAAATCATCGACTTAATTTGTGCCAAAGGTCGTACCGGTTTTTATTTCGACGATCAACGCGCCATTAAACAGGGGGCCGAACACGAGGGGTTTACCTATCTTGGCAAGCCTGTAACCGCTGGTTTTTCCTCGGTTCGTCAAGCCGGTGAAGCTGTATCGGTTATGCTCGTGTTGGCAGACGGTCAAATTGCCTATGGTGACTGCGCCGCTGTCCAATATAGCGGCGCCGGCGGCCGGGACCCGCTGTTTCTGGCGAAAGACTTTATTCCGGTTATCGAAACCGACATCAAACCGCTCCTGATTGGCCGGGAACTTAACTCATTTAAGTCTCTGGCCGCAGAAATCGATAATCTTGCCGATGTCAGCGGCGAACCCATTCACACTGCGCTGCGTTACGGCGTGACGCAAGCCGTTTTGGATGCGGTAGCCAAGGCTAAACATCGCCTGATGTGCGAAATTATTGCCGAAGAATACGGTACCGAGGTTAGTGATAAAGAGATTCCGATTTTTACCCAGTCCGGTGATGACCGCTACCTTAATGTGGACAAAATGATCATCAAGGGTGCGCAAGTGTTGCCCCATGGTCTTATTAATAACGTCCGGGAAAAACTGGGGGAAAAAGGTGAACTGCTGTTAGAGTACGTTGAATGGTTAAAAAACCGGGTTGATCAATTACGGCCCAGCAGCGATTACAAGCCGGTACTGCACATTGATGTCTACGGTACAATCGGGCTTGCTTTCAACAATAATCTTGCGCGGATGGTGGAATACTTCCGTCAACTGGAAAAAGCGGCCGCTCCCCTTAAACTCCGCATCGAAGGGCCGGTCGATGTGGAAGACCGGGAGAAGCAAATCCAGCTTCTGGCCACTATTACCGCCCGTTGCAAACAAGAAGGCGTCAATATCGAAATTGTTGCCGACGAATGGTGCAACACTTATGAAGACATCAAGCTATTTGCGGATAAACGCGCCGGCGACATGCTACAAATCAAGACTCCCGATCTGGGCGGCATTAACAATATCATCGAATCCGTTTTGTACTGTAAAGAAAAGGGCATAGGCGCGTATCAGGGCGGTACTTGCAACGAAACCGACCGTTCCGCTCAGGTCTGCGTTCATATCGCCATGGCTACTCAGCCGGCGCAAATGCTGGCTAAACCGGGCATGGGCGTTGACGAAGGCTTCATGATCGTCTACAATGAAATGCAAAGGATCTTAGCCGTACGCCGGTCACGCAGGTAA
- a CDS encoding metallophosphoesterase family protein, whose translation MRIGVISDTHGDTSSINRAISVAGDIDHWLHAGDYCQDGYYLAKITGLPVTAVAGNCDRNMTGKVDEFIHVGGVDIWLTHGNRFQVKWDLEELAYWGRQYEAGIVVFGHTHVPYNSRHDGILLFNPGSPSVPRGGYPPSFGIITIHPDKRIEADIISLYLY comes from the coding sequence ATGAGGATTGGCGTTATCAGTGATACTCATGGTGATACGTCGTCCATAAACAGGGCGATCTCCGTTGCCGGCGATATTGACCATTGGCTTCATGCCGGCGACTATTGTCAGGACGGGTATTATCTTGCTAAGATAACCGGTTTGCCGGTAACTGCCGTTGCCGGTAACTGCGACCGCAATATGACTGGTAAAGTTGATGAATTCATTCATGTTGGCGGCGTGGATATTTGGCTTACTCATGGTAACCGTTTTCAAGTAAAATGGGATCTGGAGGAACTTGCTTATTGGGGCCGCCAGTATGAGGCCGGCATTGTAGTCTTCGGACATACACATGTCCCTTATAATAGCCGGCATGACGGAATTCTGCTATTTAATCCCGGCAGCCCTTCGGTTCCGCGCGGTGGTTATCCGCCAAGTTTCGGCATTATTACTATTCATCCGGACAAGCGTATTGAGGCAGACATCATTAGTTTGTATTTGTATTGA
- the citD gene encoding citrate lyase acyl carrier protein: MATVTKPAQAGTLESSDIVVTVAPGQPGSGIVIELESIVLAQYGQAIRQTITATLTENDITDIYIKAVDRGALDCTIRARTLAALGRAGALAGREMI; encoded by the coding sequence ATGGCAACAGTAACAAAACCGGCCCAGGCCGGTACTTTGGAATCCAGCGACATCGTAGTTACCGTGGCGCCGGGTCAGCCCGGCAGCGGCATCGTTATAGAACTTGAAAGTATTGTATTGGCTCAATACGGGCAAGCCATCCGTCAAACCATCACCGCTACCCTGACTGAGAATGATATTACCGATATTTATATCAAGGCTGTGGACCGTGGCGCCCTGGATTGCACCATTCGGGCCCGTACCCTGGCGGCGCTGGGACGGGCCGGCGCCCTCGCCGGCAGGGAGATGATATAA
- a CDS encoding HpcH/HpaI aldolase/citrate lyase family protein, whose amino-acid sequence MELRRTMLFMPGNNPGMLQNGGIFGADAVILDLEDAVAPGEKDAARLLVAHALGNVDYGPSEKVIRINPLETFALEDIKMIVPCRPDALLVPKVESVQDIQKVAALIAASETPGQKPVGIVALLETPRGIAEAYPIAQADKRVVALALGAEDYTAGLGAKRTKEGSEIFTARTIVVNSAAAAGIQAIDTPYTDASDRAGLIQDTEFAKQLGFKGKLAINPRQIDDIHSVFNPTEQEIAWAERVIKAIRRAEAEGSGVASLDGKMVDAPIANRAERILHLARLLGMIEEAKG is encoded by the coding sequence ATGGAGCTTCGCCGGACGATGCTGTTTATGCCGGGAAACAATCCCGGCATGCTGCAAAACGGTGGTATTTTTGGGGCTGATGCCGTCATCCTCGATTTGGAAGATGCCGTCGCACCCGGGGAAAAGGATGCGGCCCGCCTGTTGGTGGCCCATGCCCTTGGAAACGTAGACTACGGCCCCAGTGAAAAAGTGATAAGAATTAACCCGCTGGAAACCTTTGCCCTGGAAGATATCAAAATGATCGTTCCTTGCCGTCCGGATGCTCTGCTGGTGCCGAAAGTCGAGAGTGTGCAGGATATACAAAAGGTGGCAGCATTAATTGCCGCGTCTGAAACTCCCGGGCAAAAGCCGGTAGGCATTGTTGCCCTGTTGGAAACTCCCCGGGGGATTGCCGAGGCCTATCCTATTGCCCAGGCGGACAAACGAGTTGTGGCGCTGGCCTTAGGCGCGGAAGACTATACCGCGGGACTGGGAGCTAAGCGTACTAAGGAAGGTAGCGAAATATTCACCGCCCGGACAATTGTGGTCAACAGCGCCGCCGCCGCTGGCATCCAAGCGATTGATACTCCCTACACTGACGCCAGCGACAGGGCCGGACTGATTCAAGACACGGAATTTGCTAAGCAGCTAGGTTTTAAGGGCAAGCTGGCGATCAATCCTCGCCAAATTGACGATATACATAGCGTCTTTAATCCTACGGAACAGGAAATTGCTTGGGCGGAACGGGTTATTAAAGCTATCCGCCGCGCTGAGGCCGAGGGTTCGGGAGTAGCATCCCTTGACGGAAAAATGGTGGATGCTCCTATCGCTAACCGGGCCGAACGGATATTACACCTGGCCCGGCTTTTGGGGATGATAGAGGAGGCAAAAGGATAA
- a CDS encoding RDD family protein, whose protein sequence is MEKRIAVPTAGAGVGIRAVATIIDVFVLTVFTYILLILCGNTTANGIELQGLPYFYSLLLGMTYYTLLEGTIGATPGKLVLGLRVVKTNGYPCDMKAAIIRTVCRLVDGFGGYLVGALIVWFSTRNQRLGDQVAETIVLKIK, encoded by the coding sequence ATGGAGAAAAGAATCGCCGTGCCCACTGCCGGCGCCGGCGTTGGCATTCGTGCCGTGGCTACGATTATTGACGTTTTTGTCTTGACGGTGTTTACCTATATACTGCTAATATTGTGCGGGAACACAACCGCAAACGGTATCGAACTACAGGGACTTCCCTATTTCTACTCACTGCTTCTGGGTATGACGTATTATACGCTGCTGGAAGGAACCATTGGCGCGACTCCCGGTAAACTGGTTCTCGGATTGAGAGTTGTGAAAACCAACGGTTACCCTTGTGATATGAAGGCCGCTATAATTCGGACAGTGTGCCGGTTGGTGGATGGTTTTGGCGGGTATTTGGTCGGGGCCTTGATTGTCTGGTTTTCGACGCGGAATCAGAGATTAGGCGACCAGGTGGCTGAAACCATAGTGCTGAAAATCAAATGA
- a CDS encoding methylaspartate mutase subunit E yields MELKNRQWTHDQFNAVRQEVLNHWPTGKEVDFAAAVKYHEAIPAKRQFAKRLVKAKKNGETLTQPRAGVALIDEHIKLLNYLLTEGEADLLPTTIDSYTRQNQYKEAQNGIEESLKAGRSLLNGFPAVNHGVAGVRRVVESVNAPLQVRHGTPDARLLAEITLAAGYTSYEGGGISYNIPYAKEVSLEKTILDWQYCDRLVGLYAEHGIEINREPFGPLTGTLVPPSISHSVAVIEGLLAVEQGVKNLTLGYGQCGNLLQDVAAIQALEQLAEEYFSKHSCADCILTTVFHQWMGGFPQDESKAFGVISWGAATAGLAKATKVIVKTPHEALGIPTKEANAQGLKATKQLISMLSDQALPATKELEDEINIIKAEARCILNKVVELGQGDYALGAVRAFAAGVLDVPFAPSKYSLNKILPARDNNGAVRLFDVGNLPFTPDLIAFHHDKINERAKAEGRDPSFQMVIDDIYAISKGRLVGRPR; encoded by the coding sequence ATGGAATTGAAAAACAGGCAGTGGACTCATGATCAATTCAATGCAGTGCGGCAAGAAGTTCTGAATCATTGGCCTACAGGTAAGGAGGTTGATTTTGCTGCAGCAGTAAAGTATCACGAAGCCATTCCCGCAAAACGGCAATTTGCCAAACGCCTGGTCAAAGCCAAAAAAAACGGCGAGACTCTGACTCAGCCCCGGGCCGGCGTTGCCCTGATTGACGAGCATATCAAGCTTTTAAACTACCTTCTGACCGAAGGCGAGGCTGATTTATTGCCTACCACCATTGACAGCTACACCCGGCAAAACCAATATAAAGAGGCGCAAAACGGCATTGAAGAGAGTTTAAAAGCCGGCCGTTCCCTGTTAAATGGGTTTCCGGCTGTCAACCACGGTGTGGCCGGCGTGCGTCGCGTTGTCGAAAGTGTCAATGCGCCGCTGCAAGTGCGTCACGGTACTCCTGATGCCCGTCTCTTAGCCGAAATTACTTTAGCGGCCGGTTACACCTCTTATGAAGGCGGCGGCATCTCTTACAACATCCCTTATGCCAAGGAAGTTTCTCTCGAAAAGACCATTCTCGACTGGCAATATTGCGATCGCCTGGTAGGTCTTTATGCTGAACACGGTATTGAAATAAACCGGGAGCCCTTCGGGCCGTTGACCGGTACGCTTGTACCTCCCAGCATTTCTCATTCTGTGGCGGTAATTGAAGGGCTGCTGGCGGTTGAGCAAGGTGTTAAAAACCTTACCCTGGGGTACGGCCAGTGCGGCAATCTGCTGCAAGATGTTGCAGCCATTCAAGCATTGGAACAACTGGCGGAAGAATATTTTTCCAAACACAGTTGCGCCGACTGCATCCTGACTACCGTATTCCATCAATGGATGGGTGGTTTTCCGCAAGATGAGTCCAAAGCTTTCGGGGTTATTTCCTGGGGCGCCGCCACTGCCGGTTTGGCGAAGGCAACGAAAGTTATTGTAAAAACTCCTCACGAAGCTCTCGGTATTCCAACCAAGGAAGCCAATGCTCAAGGCCTTAAGGCGACGAAACAGCTCATTAGCATGCTTAGCGACCAAGCCTTGCCGGCAACGAAAGAACTGGAAGATGAAATCAATATCATCAAAGCTGAAGCCCGCTGCATCCTCAATAAAGTGGTTGAACTGGGACAAGGCGACTATGCGCTGGGGGCGGTGCGCGCTTTTGCCGCCGGTGTGCTCGATGTACCCTTCGCTCCCAGCAAATATTCTCTGAATAAAATTCTGCCGGCCCGGGATAACAACGGCGCTGTGCGACTGTTTGACGTCGGCAACCTTCCTTTTACTCCTGATCTTATTGCCTTCCATCACGATAAGATCAATGAGCGGGCCAAGGCGGAAGGCCGCGATCCCAGTTTTCAAATGGTAATTGACGATATCTATGCTATTTCCAAGGGCAGGCTGGTAGGACGTCCGCGCTAA
- the citF gene encoding citrate lyase subunit alpha, producing MVNALGRALPEYIEGYGIVRPFNGAFATLPAMTRQAPKVKRMQPGECKLADSLEMVFKRIPVTDGMTLSFHHHLRNGDHVVNMVLAVAAKLGLKNLKVALSSVFPVHAPMVDHMQAGVVTGLDTNYMSGSVAAAISRGVLAQPVILRTHGGRARAIECGQLKIDVAFIAAPTADDYGNLNGISGPAACGSLGYAYPDAEYADWVVAVTDHLVEYPLTPVSIPQTRVDYIVTVESIGDPQGIVSGTTQITRDPVGLKIAETTAKVIQAAGLIKDGFSFQTGAGGASLAAAHYVRQMMEKAGVTGSFVLGGITGYMVEMLAKGLFRRLIDVQGFDLAAVRSLAENPNHMEVGADFYASPFNNGCAVNKLDAVVLGATEFDIDFNVNVVTGSDGVIMGGSGGHSDAAAGAKVTIVVANLLRGRLPVIMDKVLTATTPGETVDVLVTERGVAVNPRRTDLKEKLAAAGLPLRDAIELKALAEKIAGVPNKIATDERIIAVIEYRDGTIIDVVRKV from the coding sequence ATTGTAAACGCGTTAGGCAGAGCATTGCCTGAATATATAGAAGGATACGGCATTGTCCGGCCATTTAACGGCGCCTTTGCCACCCTGCCCGCTATGACCCGTCAGGCACCAAAAGTTAAGCGGATGCAGCCGGGTGAATGCAAACTGGCCGACAGCCTGGAGATGGTGTTCAAACGCATTCCGGTAACCGATGGGATGACCCTGTCTTTTCACCATCACCTGCGTAACGGCGATCACGTGGTAAACATGGTTCTGGCCGTTGCCGCCAAACTTGGCCTGAAGAATCTGAAGGTGGCTTTAAGTTCGGTATTTCCAGTACATGCGCCAATGGTCGATCACATGCAAGCCGGGGTGGTAACCGGGCTTGACACCAACTATATGTCCGGGTCTGTGGCGGCAGCAATCTCCCGGGGTGTGCTGGCCCAGCCCGTTATCTTGCGTACTCATGGCGGACGGGCGCGAGCAATTGAATGTGGCCAGCTTAAAATTGACGTTGCCTTTATTGCCGCGCCGACGGCGGATGACTATGGTAATTTGAACGGCATTTCCGGTCCGGCAGCCTGCGGCTCGTTAGGCTACGCTTATCCGGATGCTGAATATGCAGACTGGGTGGTAGCGGTGACCGATCATTTGGTTGAGTATCCCCTGACGCCTGTTTCCATTCCCCAAACCAGGGTGGATTATATAGTCACGGTGGAGTCCATTGGCGATCCCCAGGGGATTGTTTCCGGCACCACCCAGATTACCCGTGACCCGGTAGGACTTAAAATTGCTGAGACGACAGCCAAAGTCATTCAAGCGGCCGGTCTGATCAAAGACGGATTTTCCTTTCAGACCGGCGCCGGCGGGGCATCTTTGGCGGCAGCCCACTATGTCCGGCAAATGATGGAAAAGGCTGGTGTAACGGGCAGTTTTGTCTTAGGCGGAATTACCGGTTACATGGTGGAGATGCTGGCGAAGGGATTATTCCGGCGTCTGATTGATGTCCAAGGGTTTGATTTGGCAGCAGTCAGATCGCTGGCCGAAAACCCTAACCACATGGAAGTCGGCGCCGACTTTTATGCTAGTCCGTTTAATAATGGCTGTGCGGTGAATAAACTGGATGCCGTGGTTCTTGGCGCTACCGAATTTGACATTGACTTTAACGTAAATGTAGTAACCGGCTCGGATGGGGTGATTATGGGCGGATCCGGCGGCCATAGTGACGCTGCCGCCGGGGCTAAAGTTACCATAGTTGTGGCCAACCTGCTACGTGGCCGTTTGCCTGTTATTATGGACAAAGTATTGACAGCAACCACTCCCGGGGAGACAGTTGATGTCCTTGTAACCGAAAGAGGAGTTGCCGTGAATCCCCGCCGGACCGATCTCAAAGAGAAACTGGCCGCCGCCGGACTGCCGCTGCGAGATGCAATTGAGCTTAAGGCGCTGGCGGAAAAAATTGCCGGGGTTCCTAACAAGATTGCAACTGACGAACGGATTATCGCCGTCATAGAATATAGGGACGGCACTATCATAGATGTCGTTCGCAAAGTGTAA
- the glmL gene encoding methylaspartate mutase accessory protein GlmL produces MNNILLIDFGSTYTKITAVDLGQEVVLGTASGITTVETDITDGLNQALEHLFIYTGKLEFSKVLGCSSAAGGLKMIAIGLVPEMTAEAAKRAALGAGARVLKVFSHELSEYEMDEIALLKPDILLLAGGTDGGNQKVILHNASMLAELNLDIPVVVAGNKSVAPTVVKILAAKMSEVVTTENVMPKLDELNIEPARNAVRDVFLRRIVEAKGLNKANQIVDKMVMPTPAAVLRAAELFGRGGGGEAGLGDLMAVDIGGATTDVYSIAKGNPAKPGVVLQGLPEPFGKRTVEGDLGMRYSAAALLKAAGAEMIAGYAGVAEQAVTEYIEKVAADIKYLPQNESEAKLEIAMGRACVRLSADRHVGRIAEVFSPMGQTYIQTGKDLTQVTVVVGTGGVIINNPAPAEILQGIMFDRSYPQILKPMKPVFMIDKDYIMASMGLLGEEYPAVAVRMMKKYITEI; encoded by the coding sequence GTGAACAATATATTGCTCATCGACTTTGGCAGTACGTATACAAAAATTACGGCGGTAGACCTGGGGCAGGAGGTGGTGTTAGGCACCGCCAGCGGGATCACTACCGTTGAAACGGATATAACAGATGGCCTCAATCAGGCCCTGGAGCATTTATTTATTTACACCGGTAAACTTGAATTCTCCAAAGTATTGGGCTGCTCCAGCGCTGCCGGCGGACTCAAAATGATCGCCATCGGACTGGTGCCTGAAATGACGGCGGAGGCAGCTAAAAGAGCGGCTCTAGGTGCCGGCGCCAGAGTATTGAAAGTATTTTCCCATGAATTAAGCGAGTATGAAATGGATGAAATCGCTCTTCTAAAGCCGGATATTCTGCTGTTGGCCGGCGGCACCGACGGCGGCAACCAGAAAGTCATTCTTCACAACGCCAGCATGCTGGCGGAATTAAACTTAGATATACCGGTAGTAGTAGCCGGCAACAAATCTGTTGCTCCAACCGTCGTCAAGATTTTAGCGGCCAAAATGTCTGAAGTTGTGACCACAGAAAACGTTATGCCCAAACTGGATGAGCTCAATATCGAGCCGGCCAGGAATGCTGTTCGTGACGTATTTTTACGCCGGATTGTCGAAGCCAAAGGATTAAACAAAGCTAACCAAATCGTAGACAAGATGGTTATGCCAACTCCGGCGGCAGTGCTTAGAGCCGCTGAACTATTTGGCCGAGGCGGCGGCGGGGAAGCCGGCCTGGGCGATCTGATGGCAGTGGATATTGGGGGAGCGACAACGGATGTCTACTCTATAGCCAAGGGAAATCCTGCCAAGCCGGGAGTTGTCCTGCAAGGATTGCCGGAACCTTTTGGCAAGCGCACGGTTGAAGGCGACCTGGGAATGCGGTATAGTGCTGCCGCTTTGCTCAAAGCCGCCGGGGCGGAGATGATCGCCGGTTACGCGGGCGTTGCTGAACAAGCGGTAACGGAATACATAGAAAAAGTTGCGGCGGACATTAAGTATTTGCCGCAAAATGAATCCGAGGCCAAACTGGAAATCGCCATGGGGCGGGCCTGTGTCCGGTTAAGCGCCGACCGCCACGTAGGCCGGATCGCTGAAGTCTTTTCTCCTATGGGCCAGACGTATATTCAAACCGGAAAAGATTTAACCCAGGTGACCGTGGTGGTAGGAACCGGCGGGGTTATCATCAATAATCCTGCACCGGCGGAAATATTGCAGGGCATTATGTTTGACCGGTCTTATCCCCAGATATTAAAACCAATGAAGCCGGTATTCATGATCGACAAGGATTACATCATGGCATCCATGGGTTTGCTGGGCGAAGAATATCCGGCAGTTGCCGTGCGAATGATGAAAAAATATATTACGGAAATTTGA
- the glmS gene encoding methylaspartate mutase subunit S, which yields MEKKVKVVLGVIGADCHAVGNKILDYALTAAGFEVINLGVLVPQQDFVNAAIETDAQAILVASLYGHGEIDCRGLRDRCREAGIDDILLYVGGNLVVGKTDFSGVANKFQDMGFDRVYAPGTLPGKVIADLQEDLTARSKESLM from the coding sequence ATGGAGAAGAAAGTAAAGGTTGTATTAGGAGTAATCGGCGCTGACTGTCACGCCGTCGGCAACAAAATTCTGGACTATGCTCTTACAGCGGCGGGATTTGAGGTGATTAACCTGGGTGTCTTGGTGCCGCAGCAGGATTTTGTGAACGCCGCCATTGAAACTGACGCCCAAGCCATTTTGGTAGCTTCCCTTTACGGTCACGGCGAAATTGACTGTCGCGGGTTAAGAGACCGCTGCCGGGAAGCCGGAATAGACGATATCCTGTTATACGTCGGCGGTAACCTGGTTGTGGGTAAAACCGATTTTAGCGGAGTGGCTAATAAATTCCAGGACATGGGTTTTGACCGGGTGTATGCACCCGGTACGCTGCCCGGTAAAGTAATCGCCGACTTGCAAGAGGACTTAACGGCAAGGAGTAAGGAGTCTTTGATGTGA
- a CDS encoding GntR family transcriptional regulator: MIIHKLGVPIYLQVKAYILEKINTGQYRAGDRLPTERYLAEELGISRNTVSSAYKELLLEGVLASKQGRGTFVREQPADLAMSYGEITGSRLERVLKVIDAAMAQVIELGFTVDQFAAIASIRAKEKAESVRQLRVAIVDCTLEYIQRFIAQIGQIVQARFETVILSELLSGKVKADLLTACDLVITTVEHQPDVSRIFNNSGRLMTVSVMPNLEAVIKLARLPLGTKAGVVAKSSEFAATIQHLLVRTGCGGINLTSFIDGSDEELRQFVQNHPVIIVAEATERPVRQVADEAKEIITFYYEMDQGSLQQVISRLASETQKAKEQM; encoded by the coding sequence ATGATTATCCATAAGCTGGGAGTTCCGATTTATTTACAAGTTAAAGCTTATATCTTAGAAAAAATTAATACAGGCCAATATCGCGCCGGGGACAGGCTGCCTACTGAACGTTACCTGGCCGAGGAGCTGGGGATTAGCCGCAATACGGTAAGTTCAGCTTATAAGGAACTGCTGCTGGAAGGTGTCCTTGCGTCAAAACAAGGCCGGGGTACTTTCGTACGGGAGCAGCCTGCCGACTTGGCCATGTCTTACGGCGAGATTACCGGGAGCCGGCTGGAGCGGGTGCTCAAAGTAATTGACGCCGCTATGGCCCAGGTAATTGAACTAGGGTTCACCGTCGATCAGTTTGCCGCGATAGCTAGTATCAGGGCTAAGGAAAAAGCCGAATCTGTCCGCCAACTGCGGGTTGCAATTGTGGACTGTACATTAGAGTATATTCAGCGCTTCATTGCTCAAATCGGACAAATTGTGCAGGCACGGTTTGAGACAGTGATATTATCCGAACTTTTGTCAGGAAAGGTAAAAGCCGATCTTTTAACCGCGTGCGACCTTGTCATCACCACAGTAGAGCATCAGCCGGACGTATCCCGTATTTTCAATAATTCCGGCAGGCTAATGACTGTGTCCGTCATGCCGAACCTGGAAGCAGTTATCAAATTAGCCCGTTTACCGTTGGGAACCAAGGCGGGAGTTGTAGCAAAAAGCTCCGAGTTTGCTGCTACCATCCAACATTTGCTTGTGAGAACCGGTTGTGGCGGTATCAACCTTACTTCATTCATAGATGGCAGTGACGAAGAATTGCGGCAATTTGTCCAAAACCATCCCGTTATTATTGTCGCAGAAGCCACTGAACGGCCGGTGCGGCAGGTAGCTGACGAAGCGAAAGAAATCATCACCTTTTATTATGAAATGGATCAGGGATCGCTCCAACAGGTTATAAGCCGGTTGGCGTCGGAAACGCAGAAGGCAAAGGAGCAGATGTGA